CTTGGGCTGACCATGGTGGGCATCCATCCCACAGGCTAGCGTGCTCGAGTGGATGCAGAGGACCCTGGAGGTGGAGTTCAAGGAGTGGTTCAGGGAAGAGGAACCTGAGACAGACCATCAGGGCTTCTTCCAGTCAGCCCTGCCTGTCATTGTCATGCAGGTGGGTCCCCAGCACCATGTGGCACGGCCATGCTGAGAGCCCCCAAAAAGGGGGGCCATGGCCTGCAGCCTCCCACTGACTCACCTCCACTTTCCTTTCCCTGTGCAGATGCTGAATGAGAATATCCGGGTAGCCTCCTTGATCACGGACTCTCTGCAGCAGAAGGTCTACAACATGGCCTTGGAGGAGCTTGAGGCATTTCTGGGCCGGTCAGTGGAGCCCCTCGCCACCCTGCCCATCCTCACAGACCCTGGGTCTCATGGCCAAGCACCGTAGGCTGATGGTGGAGATCTGCCATAGGGAACCCTGTGCTCATCCAGGTCCCAGAAGGCTCAGCACCCTGTCTATCTATGCGGCTACTGTCTCAGCCCTTGGGGCCATCAGCTCCCAGGGCTTGCTGCCCCAAGTGCCTCTCCAGTCACGCCGAGCCCTGCTCTCCCAAGGGGTCTGCAATGGGTCCCACTATCCCCCCCTGCCCAGCAACCTGTCACTCTCCAAACTGGTGGCAGGACCTGGAAAGAGACAAGTGAGCTGGGAGGGTTGTGGGATGTCCACGTGcccccaggagcatcccagctCCAGGTCCTGTGGCGAGATGTCTGGGGCTCTGCCCACCCATCATGATTGACTCACTGTGTTGCAGTCTGCGGGAAGCCCTAGTGCAATGCGGGAAGGAGCACCAGAAGGACCGTACCATACCCAAGTACTATGTCTCCTACCTACTGGCCATGCTCAACAACAACCTGGCTCTTAGGTAACTTGCACCAGCACCTTGTAGCTCTTGTAGCAACCCCACCACCCACAAGGATGCCACATCCTCCCTATCCTCCTGCAGGACCAGTGTTCCCACCATGcttcccaggctacctgtcccctcccttcttctctctctcctagcTCCTCTGTCTCCTTCCTGCACCCTGACACTGCCCGCAGAGAAGTCCCCATGTCCCTCCGGGCTGCTCTAGATAGGATGCAGAAGAAagcctgccagctgctgctggaggagctgctcctggACCTGCAGGTATGTTTGTCCACAGCCCctgaggctggcagggctgcaaCAAACCTGGCCCCAGCAAGAACAGCCCTACTGCTACACCCCCAGGCAGGGGTTTATTCCTGCTCAGGATCCCCGCCACATACCCCGTGGCCTGCTATCATCCTGCAGACATctctgccagcctggctcccagACCTTGATAAACCGCCCACAGCTCAGCCGATGTCTGTTGCCAGCCAGCACCACCCTGTATCGCTGGGGCAGATGGCTTGTGGCCCCCAAACCACTAACTGACAGAGACCAGGAGCCACAGCCCCCCCAGGCTGCCTCACACTCCTTTTTATGGCTGTTTCATGGCAGAAAACCAACAGGAGAGAGGCAATGTCCGTGCAGAGGATACAAGCCCATGTGCAGCTGCCCAAGTCATTTCCTGCCAGCGTAGTCAAATTTAGCTTTCCTGGAGTCTGGACCAAAAATCTGGAATAATTAATGGCATTGCTATTTAGGGCTTGAATGCCATGAAAACAAAGGAGCAGCTAAAGGGTGAAATGCTCGCAGGCAGTGTGGAGATTGCTGTGGCCCCAGCAGAGACATAGAGGGAAtgtctgcctgcaggcaggaagACAGGCAAGGACAGCAGGGCAGGAGTAGGAGATCAAAGCCCTCGGCAAAAAAATGTGTTATGTCTGCACAAGGGAAGTGGGAATgagtggaaattaaaaataaaatcacagcagGACTGGCCAAAAGCAAGTGTGTGAGGAGCAGCTTGCTGCCCAGACCTCAGGTGCTGCCCACGATGGGGCGTCATGACCCAGATAAAGCCCAAAAACGTGGATCTCTGGGTGTCAGGGAGGGGAAGCCCGAGTGTATTTCCATAATTTCCTAATTTAGGCCACTCTTCTATTTCTATGTTGACTTTTGGCTGGCAgtgggggcttgggggttttgcAAGGCAAATTGGACATGCTTGCCAGACAGCAGGCGAGCAGCAGCTGTGGGATGTCGTGCTGCCCTGCAGCGGGCAGCTACTGCAAGAGCGATGCGATGCAGGGTGCTGTATGCTGCTCCTCTGCTTCtttcagcccctctgcctgcagctgccttccTGCAAGTGGCTGTCGGGGTCCCAGCTCGTCAGCAGCATGTGCGAAGTGATTGACAAGTATGCAAAGGACTTCTCCCGCGTCAGGAAACCCGTCTTCATGGTACGGTTGCTGCAGGGCATCCTTCAAATGGCTGCTTGTCTGTAGGGCAAGGAGGTTGGGCAGTTGGGTGCCATGCTGGGGTGCAAGATGTAGGGGCTGCAGTCGCTGCTGGGTTTGCCAGAGAACCCATATCCTCCAGAACAGCCCAGAGGGCACCACCACAGAGATGTTCAGGGTTTCCCCCAAATTCAGCTCCCTTCTCTGTCCCTCCAGCCAGGGAGCTTCCCAGCAGGTTGTCCCCACAGCTTGGTGTTGCATCCAgcccccttcccctctgcctttcTCCGGGCAGTTGGGGTCTGACACCCAGATGATGCCCAGCGCTAAAcagctctcccctgcccagcttcTGCTGACAGAGAGCGAGCTCCTGGTGACGAGCCAGTACCTGCGGGCACTCATGCAGAAGAAGATGGTGTGCAAGAGCGAGGAGGAGCGGGGCCAGCTCTGCGACCGTCTGCTGCAGGATGCCACGCAGCTCCGGGAGCTCTTCTGTGGCCTGGTGAGAGATGCCCGGGTGTGGTGGGGAGTCGTGGATGGACCACAGGAGGGGAACATCACACAGCGAGGGCGGTGCAAGGAGCTTATAGCTCACCTCGGTCACCCTCCTGCTCCGCTCCAGCCCACAGCAGATGGGGCGGGTACATCAGCCCATGAACAAGATGGGGCTGTTACAGTTGCGCAGTTGTGAGGCCAAGATAGGAGGAACTGGCTGGATTAGGGACTTGGGGGATCGCCCGCCCTGCCCAGCGGAGGTCAGTGAGGCTGCACAGCCTCGTATTGCCTGGGGGTAAGCCGGCCCCATCAGTAGGACACGCTGAGTGGGGACATACCAGCTGCAAGCAGCCAGGTCCCCACAAGGGCACTGAGGACCAGGCTGCAGCTCACTAGCCACCGCAGTGGCCTCCTCCTGGTCTCTCACGTGGCCGCTCTCCCTGCCAGGGTCTGGACCAGAGCCAGCAGAGCCTGGAGGCCGTGTTTGCCCTGCGGGAGCTGATCTGTCTCAAAGACCCAGCACTACTCAGCCTGGAAGTGCTGGGCTTCATCACCAAGTACCCTGACGTCAGGTAAGAAGCCCAGCTCGGCTCTCCCACGAGATGGGGTAGGCGTGAGTCTGCCCAGGGAGGCCAGGCTTGGGCCGGACTCATGAGGTTATactgcagagcaggcagaaacCTGGGCTTTTTCTCCCTCCTACCTGAGGTTTCCTTTCCCATGCCCCAGATTTGAGGGGTTCTTGAAAATTCCCAAGGGCAAAGATGTAAAGGAAAAAGCAGTCCTGCTGTGGCATTCACCCATCTGTATTTGGTGGCCAAACCAACTGTGAGAAATCACAAAACACCAAATTTGAAATGTCAGAATTGGCCAAAACCCATGAAATGTCAAAATCAATTCACAAGGTTTGTGGAGTTCTTTTCGAGCAAATTTTAAAGTTTAGCTGGTGCAAAGTAGCAGCTCTCCCCTGGCCTCAGCTCAGCTTCTCCAGATCACGGGAGGTTTGTGGGACACGAGCACTGTGGATGGTGCCATGGGCCAGCAGCGCCCGGACTCACCTCTTGCTCTCTGCCCAGCGATGAGCACATCTCCACCTTGCTGGATCTCCGGGGTGATGTCTCCAAGGAGGTGCGGCACATGGTGCTGGAAATGATGGcgcagcacccccaggtcctgcCCGAGCGCTACCGGCCCATCTTCAGCACCATCCTGGTCCCCGCGCCAGAGCTGCCCTTCTGCCTTCGCAAGGGCAAGTGTGCCTGACACTGTGCCCCACagcctgctccccactgcccccacGGACGTACGGACCAGGCAGGACATCTCTGAGGCTGTGTGTGGGGAGAATGGAGATGACACATGGCATCCCCTATGCACAGCACCTTGGCCTGTGTTGGGGACAGTCTGGATACGTGCCATCCTCCTCTGGTCTTGCCTCGCTGAGCCAACTGTCCCCTGCAAGCATCAGTCCTGGGAGACCTGGGTCAGGAGAAGATCAACCCATAGCTATTTTGCTGGCCTGCTGAGGCAGTAATTGAGGGCTGCTCAGGTCTGGCCTATTGCGTGCAGGAGAAAGAGGAGCCGCAGAGCAAAGGACAGGAGTCTGCAGCTGGGCTGAGTCCATGTCTCCATGGGACTGCCAATTTGGGTTTCCCCAAGTCTCCAGACAGCCCTCTGAGCCAGTGTGTCCTGGTCATGGAGTCTGTTACCAACCCAGTTCCAAGGCAGACTGGAGCCTTGCTAGACCCACGCTTGCAGGAGGGTTTTAGCCATGGGAGGTCTTCCTCTGTTTTGGCTCAGCCCAGAGGTCTGGTGCTGCTCCACCAGCCTGGGCCCCACATGGATGGTGGAGAGCAGCTCACCCAGTTCATCATGGCTCACGGCCGCAGAGGAGAAGGGCACAAGGGGGTCTTACCACCCTGGGTACTGCCATCAACCCTATCCCTGCCAGCATGAAGGGACAGCTCTGAGTTCCTGCTGACCTGCCCAACTCCTGGCCCCGGCTCTTTTGCCAGCATCCAAGACAGGATTAGAGTCCAAGAGTCTCCAGCATCTTGGAGAGCATGGTTGCATCTGGTGTATCAAGCATCCTCCTGTCCCAAGGTTCCTCCATGATGGGCAGCACCACCCTGGGCACTGGCTTTTCCTCCATGCATCCTTTGCTGCTGTCCAGCCCTTGGTTGTCTCCTCCCCAGGTGCCATGCGAAGATCAGGAGCAAAGCCTGTCACTCTGCCTGCATCCTTGtgcccagcccctgcagcaccctgggaGACCTCCATGCTCTGCCATGCTTCCTGCCTTCTGGCTGGCTGGATCCTGCTGTCCTTGCCTGGCACTACTGCCAGAAATAAAGGCCTGAGCTCTGCAATCACTCACCAGTGTCCAGGCTCTGTTCCCCAGTGGGTCAGGGCAGGGATCAGGGCATGTGGGTGGCACAGAGAGGGGGGGATCCATCCCTGTGCTCAGCACCACCCCAGGAATGGCTCCCGGCATCACCCAGGGACATGGGGGATGATGGACACGCTACGTACCCCGTGTGTCCAGGATGGAGAGAACCATACTATTCCCCAGCATGTACCCCTGGGGTGAGGGGTCAGGCGGCTGCAGTGGAATGGGGGGATGCTCAGGTGGAGGGCTCAGCCTCAGCTCACGAAGGTGCCCACTGTCCTCCCTGGGGCTCATGGTGTGCTCACCACACTGGCCACGGCTCCTGACTGCCTGGGAAGGTGTCTGCCCTCCCCATCTGCTCCAGCTGGCTCTGGGACACAGTCACCTGCACCAGGACCATGGTTCAAGGGGTGGCCCTGGGCCCTGGGAATGTCCAGCTGGGACCAGCATCGTCCCAGGCCAGGGCTTCACGGCCACACACGAAAACAGCTCTGGTGCCAACAGCTCTGAAACAGGCCTGGGGGCAGGGTGACCTCCCGCACTCCAGGCACTGGCACCCATCCCAGCACGTCCAGCCCCACTGCTACCCCAGCTGTGTGCCCACAAGcagccccctgtgccccccaTCACAGCCCTGTGGTACCCTCCGGCTCCACAGGCTGCAGCGAGAGCTGACACAACTCATTACAGCAATAGCCCAAGCACCCCAGGGTGCCTTTTGGCAGCACATTCCCACGTACCTGCTTGCATGGGGCAAGGTAGGTGCCAGGTTTGGCCTGTCACcgctgcctgcagctggcagAAGGCAGCAGGGGGACCTTGCCCTGCCTAGCTACAAGCCGTGCAGCTCCTGGCTGCTATAAAGCTTGTAGCTCTGGGGGCAGAGCCATGTCCTCCCAGGATGGCGCTTCTGTGGGCAGTTGCCTGCCTGGCCCTTGCCAGCACTGTCTCAGGTAAGTGCTACCCGTGAGTGCAGGGAGGTCCTTGGGGTGCAGCAGGACTGGGGCACCCTGGGGACGGTGACACAGAGCCACCTGCACCGGCAGCCCCTGGGTGTGAGCCTCGAGCTTTTGGGGTCACCCTTGTGCCCCTCTGCCTCTCCCGCAGGCTGCGGAGTGCCTGCCATCAGCCCCTCAGTGCACTACAGTGAGAGGATCATCAACGGGCAGAACGCGGTGCCCGGCTCATGGCCCTGGCAGGTGTCCCTGCAGGTATGGCACAATCCCGCTCCCTGGCTAGCGGCAGCGACGGTACCCTAAGCACCGCGGTGGCACGGCATGGCAAGCTGGGCACTGGGGTTGGGAATCGGGCAGGCACCAAGGGGACCCGTGACACCCGCTGCCTATCCCCAGCTTCGGTGTGGGCTcagcctgcccagccccagcttttcctccctttttcctcctcagaCCCGCTCCGGATCCCACTTCTGCGGCGGCTCCTTGATCAACGAGAACTGGGTCATCACAGCTGCCCACTGCGAATTCAAGTGAGGAGCGATGCCCCGCCAGCCCACACTGGCACCACCCAGCAAGAGCAGGGGGTCGGGGCACACTGGGCGTTGCCGAGCGGCACTTGAGACAGCCCCAAAGGCCAGTACCCGAGGAGCTGAGCAGTCCTGGGCTCCCTCCCTGGCTGTCCCCATGGTGACTTCCCTTGGGGACACACTGCATCATGCCCACAACAGCCCCCAGTGCTGCTCCCACCCCGGGTGCTGGCTGCCACGCATCCCCCTGACTCCCTTACCTCTCACAGCCCATACTCCCATGTTGTCATCCTCGGGCAGTATGACCGCAACTCCAACACAGAGTCCACTCAAGTGAAGACCGTGGTCAGGGTAAGCCGGGCTGACGTGGCCATAGTCCTGCAacagggctgcagctctgcactgcagctgcTCAAGGAGGGCAGGGATGAAACGCTACACTATTTCTTGGCAGGCCATCACGAACCCCAACTGGGACCCCTACACGCTCAACAATGATATCACCCTGCTGAAGCTCTCCTCACCCGCCCAGCTGGGACACCGTGTGACCCCTGTCTGCCTCCCCCCTGCCAACCTGGCTCTGCCCACCAACCTCCAGTGTGTCACCACTGGCTGGGGACGCACCAACACCAACTGTACGTACGCCGCAGCCTCAGGGAGGGATGTGGGCAGCCACCGTCCTTCCTGGGAGCTCTGCAGGGTcccagggggcggggggggggtgacaccTCATGTGCACATGGGGAGGGTTGGGCAGTTGAGTCACCCTGTCTGGGCACGTACAAGTGTGCACACACGTGTTGGTGCAAGCATGGGTGCAAGCGTGTGCTCAGGAGGTGGATGGGTGCAAACCCTGGGGATAACTGTGCACAGGCACAAGCTTGCACTTGCTCAGGGCTGCTTGCACGAGACAATCTCACCCCAGGGAAGAAGGGGTACTTTGGCATGGAGGGGGAAGGTGCTTTGCATGGCAGCACCCATATTTGGGAGCACCAGCAGGAGCTTGCCCAGGGTGCCTGTGCACTCCCAAAGGTCCCAGGAGACCAGCTGGCACCAGGGCGATGTAATGATGCTTCTTTCCCCTAGCCCAAGCCTTGGCAGTGCGCCTGCAGCAGGTAACCGTGCCCTTGATCTCGCGGAACCAGTGCATGCAGTACTGGGGCAACCGGATTAGCAGCTCCATGCTCTGTGCTGGCGGGGTCGGTGCCTCCTCCTGCCAGGTAAGGAGCCGAGCTCCACTGCACCAcagggagggtggaggaggaggacatATAGGGGTCTTGCATCTATGGAGCCAGAGATTTAAGCTATAGGCCCTGGCCGTGTCCAGGGGATCAGCTGGCTGGCATGGCAGGGACCAGTTTGGAGCACATGCCAGGACCACTAAGCAGGAGGCATCTTCTCCGCAGGGTGACTCTGGTGGACCTCTGGTATACCAGAACGGGAACGTCTGGACCTTGATCGGCATTGTCTCCTGGGGAAACAGCAACTGCAACATCCGCATGCCGGCCATCTACACCCGCGTAAGCCAGTTCCGAAATTGGATCGACTATGTTGTTGCTCAGGGATAAAGCCAGTGCCGGAAGGATCCCTTCgctgggtgctgctgccagcatggGGAGCTTGGTAGAGCTGGCAAGGGGCTGAGCTGGAAGCAAGGCACCCCACCTCATAATAAAGTGTCAGCATTTGCTTGTGCCAAGCGCTGCCTCTGGCTCCTTTCCTCTCGCCATGCAGACCAGGGTGGAAGGCGCACGGGGGAAGCCTGGGGCACCCTGTGGTTGGGTACTCCTCTGCTGAATCCCAGCACCTCCCAGAGCTGGAGCTCGGTGCCCAGCTGGGACCCGCTGGGGAGGTGCAGAAGGCAGCACATGATgctcaggcagagcagagagctgggctgcagctcaAGGACTGCTTCAGGGGGTCTTCAAGCACATAGATCTACACCCTGGCACCAGCCCAGGGACCACCGCAGCGTTGAGGGTGGGTGATGTTACCCACCAACATGGCCTTGCCACCAACCCAGGGGTGAGGTCTCCAGCACCAGCTGGTCCCACCAGCATCGGCTCCTCCAGGAAAGGGGTTGTGGGGCTCACCAGGCTCAGCACAAGCAAGCGCTTCTTGGCTTGTGATGGGAAGGTGGGTGCTCGTGGGTGCACAGGATCTTAAAAGATCACTGCCTGCAATTTAAAGCTTTAACTTGTGTAACAGCCTGGGAACACAGAGCTGAAAGGGAGAAATGCCAACGGCAGCTCCAGCTCTTGGGGAAGGGGGCAGCTGGAGAACATCACGCTGCTTCACACATGCAGATTTGCCAGGTAACAGAGTGGGAAACTCAAGGCCATACCAAAGGAAAATCTGAAGCTGAAAAAATTCAAGGCCAGGCAAcaggttttcagaagaaagcagtgtTTTCACCCAAACAGGTTCTTGAGACAATGgcaggtgcaaaaaaaaaaaaaaaaaaggcttgtgttCACACATGGTCAATGAATTAAAACCTGCCTCCTGGCAGCTCCAAATAGAGTTGCTCATAAGGACACCATGGAAAGAAGCAGGATCAGACTGTCCCAACatgaggtgtggggttttttttcattacccGTGATGTGAATGTGATATAAAACCTTTGCTGTGTGAATCACAGCCCCCAAAATGTTGTAATCACTCTCTATCAAGTAGTCACAGAGAAAGTGCGATGCTACACAGAGATGTACCCATGGGAAGGGTTGTAGATAATGAGTGGAGGGTAAAGACAAATAGTCTGGCCCATATgcttgagtttaaaaaaaaaaaaaaaaaaaaaagctgcttgaaTACAGCCCAGGGCTGATAAGTTTTAGTTTGGTTGGATAAAATTTAGCTTCATTTAGTGGTCTGCTCTGCAGAGAACAAGAGCAACTGGAGCAAACTTACAGCAGGGAACTGGGGCTTGCAGAGAAACCTGCGAAGCTGCTGGCTCAGACTCTTTTGCCTTGCAAAGCCTCACCTGGGACATAGGAAAGAAGGGCACCGGGGCTGAGCTCCTTGCAAACCTCCCCTAAGGCCAGCAGTAGCAGCTGCACTCAGGACACACTGGTCCCACCGGTCTGCCATGACATTTAGAGTGTGCTTTCACTCCATGGTACCTGAAATAAGACCCATCCCATTAAAGCAGAACACTCTGGTTTTGGCTTTGGTTAGCTCCTAAATGACCTTAAAAATAGCTGAACATCAGAGATGTGGGAATGGGCCATATGGGCAGAAGAAACTGGTGGCCACGCAGAGCTTCAAACAGGAATTGATCAACTGCAGCACTATAGGTCACTTGCTCTGTGTGTTCAGGTCACTGTCATCCCTGCCACTCCTGGGACAGGGTCCCTTGCCCCTAAAAATCACCTCCCTTCCAGGAGAAGGTGGTTCAGAAGGGGTATGCACTTTTCACTGGATATTACACGTTTTCCTGTGCACCCATAAAAGCTGCTCAGAGTGAAACCGAGAGGTGACGAGTTGCTGTGGGCAAACCAGGGTATTTCTCTGGCCCTGTTTGCCGCCTCGCAGCCAAAGAAAAGTGAACAAAGTGTCCCAAAGTGCCTGTTCAGCCTCCAAACCCTGCCTTCCAGCAAGAGGCTGAGTGCCTGACTCATCCCTGTGGACATCCCAGCCCTGCACGAGGTCTCCCTCAGGCAGCTCCTGGCCTGGCAGCTGTGTTAAAGAAACCAGCAAACTCTTTTACAGGCACTTCGGTACCTTCTTGCTGTGCTCCAAGAACATGTTAGAGGGGTGAGCAGCTCCTGGCTTTTGATGCATCATTCACAGCCTGGAAAGCTGGTCATCCCGTGGATGATCCAAGAGCCAGAAGTAACGACAGCAGAGCAATGGGGTACACAGAATACATTTACATGTTTAGCAGACTgaatacacaaaataaataattctgtacACTCTAATCGTAACATTACAGACTAATTACAATGGTTCAGACCTCATCCTACAGGACAGTCCTTAGTGTAAAGACAGGACTCAAAAGGCAAGTCACAGAACTGGATGCTTCCCAAAACAGCCCCGTTAGGAGACTAATGGGACGCGACCGGAGTTACTTCCAAACCGCTCCAACCAAGCACCGGAAATTTGGCGACCAAAAATAACAGCAACTGCCAGAAGACCTCCGGTCCCGAGAGCTTCCCAGGAGGCGTCTTTCCGTAGCGAAAGGCAACAGGAAAATTCACGGCATCTGGGCGTCCACGCAGGAGCCGCTCATTTCTAACACACCTCACTGGGGCCACAGATCTCTTCCACATTCAGCAAACACAGTGCAATGATATTTGCAACAGCAGCAAGTAGCTTGCCCGTCACACACAAGGGATCTACAGTATTACCATGCAGGGGAGGACAGCGGGAGAAGGAAAAACTGTCAtcaggcaggcagagctccctCCACCACAGGGACACCGAGGGTGGAAGGTACCAAGCTCCATGATGCTGTTGCTACTGCGCATCCCTGctgcttcacatttttttttttttttttggcaaatttcCTGCACAGTAAGGCACAGCTGACATGCAGGCACCTGCCTCCAGAGCAGCCAAGAGCTGTGTTCTTAATCCAGGCTGAAAGAGGAGACTGAGTGGtcaaaaaaagcaccaaaaaccTCCCAAGAGTGGTGTAAGTAACTTGGGACTGGGTATCCAGCACCGAGTGGTACAGGCACTTTGTGATATTTTCTGGGACGAAGCTGAGCTGGTGAGAGGCTGGGACACAACCACCCTCCCTGCAAATCCAAGGGCTCATCTGGAATACACTGCCACCAGAGAACAGTTTGCAACTCCTCCAGAGGGTgtgatccccccccccaagcctatCTCTG
Above is a genomic segment from Harpia harpyja isolate bHarHar1 chromosome 9, bHarHar1 primary haplotype, whole genome shotgun sequence containing:
- the CTRL gene encoding chymotrypsin-like protease CTRL-1, yielding MALLWAVACLALASTVSGCGVPAISPSVHYSERIINGQNAVPGSWPWQVSLQTRSGSHFCGGSLINENWVITAAHCEFNPYSHVVILGQYDRNSNTESTQVKTVVRAITNPNWDPYTLNNDITLLKLSSPAQLGHRVTPVCLPPANLALPTNLQCVTTGWGRTNTNSQALAVRLQQVTVPLISRNQCMQYWGNRISSSMLCAGGVGASSCQGDSGGPLVYQNGNVWTLIGIVSWGNSNCNIRMPAIYTRVSQFRNWIDYVVAQG